A window of the Lactobacillus amylovorus DSM 20531 genome harbors these coding sequences:
- a CDS encoding alpha/beta hydrolase, protein MKKKLLLTSLLVAGTGFAIASDYFFKMALTPFNKKPDSKKLSGKDSLYRNKVWFRDFPKEKWSLETKSGLTLFARYLNHDSDKTAILLHGFMSDSDSMGGFAKMFYDFGYNVLLPDARAQGRSAGKYIGYGWVEKEDIRNWIRQVIAKNGQDSKIIVMGQSMGGANTMMVSGMKLPSQVKAFIEDCGYSSVKEEIMYQAGNLCNLNKIARMPLVEAVSGINKVKNGFFLGQASSVKQLKKNTRPFLFIHGGKDHFVPTKMVYQNYAATDAPKEIWIAPLAGHALSYPMYKKEYQKTVKAFLDKYKL, encoded by the coding sequence ATGAAGAAAAAGCTATTATTAACATCACTTCTAGTAGCAGGTACTGGTTTTGCGATTGCTAGTGACTATTTCTTTAAGATGGCATTGACGCCATTTAATAAAAAGCCGGATTCAAAAAAGTTATCAGGTAAAGATTCGCTTTATCGCAATAAAGTTTGGTTTAGAGATTTTCCAAAAGAAAAATGGAGTCTTGAAACTAAAAGTGGCTTGACGCTATTTGCCCGATATTTAAATCATGATTCAGATAAAACGGCTATTTTGCTACATGGTTTTATGAGTGATAGCGATAGCATGGGCGGTTTTGCCAAAATGTTCTATGATTTTGGTTATAATGTGCTTTTGCCTGATGCTCGTGCGCAAGGCAGAAGTGCTGGTAAATATATCGGCTATGGCTGGGTTGAAAAAGAAGATATTCGCAATTGGATTAGGCAAGTGATTGCCAAAAATGGTCAAGATAGCAAGATTATTGTGATGGGCCAAAGTATGGGCGGTGCTAACACAATGATGGTCAGCGGTATGAAATTGCCTAGCCAGGTTAAGGCATTTATCGAAGATTGCGGCTATTCAAGCGTTAAAGAGGAGATCATGTATCAAGCCGGTAATTTGTGCAACTTAAATAAGATTGCTCGTATGCCTTTGGTTGAAGCTGTCAGCGGAATCAATAAAGTTAAGAATGGCTTTTTCTTGGGACAGGCTTCATCGGTTAAGCAGTTAAAGAAGAATACCAGACCATTCTTGTTTATTCACGGTGGTAAGGATCATTTTGTGCCGACCAAAATGGTTTATCAAAATTATGCTGCAACTGATGCGCCAAAGGAAATCTGGATTGCGCCTTTAGCAGGACATGCCTTGTCTTATCCAATGTATAAAAAGGAATATCAAAAGACAGTTAAGGCTTTTTTGGATAAATATAAGCTCTAA
- a CDS encoding hydroxymethylglutaryl-CoA synthase codes for MQVGIDKIGFFTPNKYVDMVDLAHARNQDPSKFLIGIGQNEMSVADQTQDAVSMGINATMRYINRIDKDKVGLLVFGTESSVDQSKSASLFVKTALKLKPEVRTFEVKEACFGLTAALMIARDFVRVHPHQTAIVIGSDIARYGVGTPGEVTQGAGSISMLIKADPSIVALNDGHSAYSEDINDFWRPNFSRVAMVEGKYSTQVYLDFFTKTFNAYKKQKNIKTSDFDAITYHMPFTKMALKANRIAVEGQDEETTKKLENSFEAAKQLSRRVGNVYTASLYLSLLSLLENANLAAGSLVGLFSYGSGAMGEFYSGNLVTDYENEIDQVKDMALLDRRKKLTIPEYEDFFNAALEDPEDGQELDSDDEKGTWYFAGTKDHVRQYKER; via the coding sequence ATGCAAGTAGGTATTGATAAGATTGGATTTTTTACGCCAAATAAGTATGTCGATATGGTTGATTTGGCACATGCAAGAAACCAAGATCCTAGCAAATTCTTGATTGGAATTGGTCAAAATGAAATGAGTGTTGCTGACCAAACTCAAGATGCAGTTTCAATGGGGATCAACGCCACCATGCGTTATATTAACCGCATCGACAAGGATAAGGTTGGTCTGTTGGTCTTTGGTACAGAAAGTAGCGTTGACCAATCTAAGTCTGCTTCTTTATTTGTCAAAACCGCTTTGAAGTTAAAACCAGAAGTTAGAACTTTTGAAGTTAAGGAAGCTTGCTTTGGTTTAACTGCCGCCTTGATGATTGCGCGTGACTTTGTTAGAGTTCATCCTCATCAAACCGCTATCGTAATCGGTAGTGATATTGCGCGTTATGGTGTAGGTACTCCGGGTGAAGTTACGCAAGGTGCCGGCAGTATCAGTATGTTGATCAAGGCTGATCCAAGCATTGTTGCTTTAAACGATGGTCACAGTGCTTACAGCGAAGATATCAATGACTTCTGGCGACCAAACTTCTCACGTGTAGCGATGGTTGAAGGAAAATATTCAACTCAAGTTTACTTGGACTTCTTTACTAAGACTTTCAATGCCTACAAAAAGCAAAAGAATATTAAGACTAGTGATTTTGATGCGATTACTTATCACATGCCATTTACTAAGATGGCGCTTAAGGCAAACAGAATTGCGGTAGAAGGTCAAGATGAAGAGACGACTAAGAAACTAGAAAATAGTTTTGAAGCTGCCAAGCAATTATCACGCCGCGTTGGTAATGTTTATACTGCATCATTATATTTGAGTTTGCTTAGTCTGCTTGAAAATGCCAACTTGGCCGCAGGTTCATTAGTTGGGCTATTTTCATATGGCTCAGGTGCGATGGGTGAATTCTACAGTGGCAACTTGGTCACAGACTATGAAAATGAAATTGATCAGGTCAAGGATATGGCACTACTCGACCGTCGTAAGAAGTTGACTATTCCTGAATATGAAGATTTCTTCAATGCTGCCTTAGAAGATCCAGAAGATGGTCAGGAATTAGATAGTGATGATGAAAAGGGTACTTGGTATTTCGCAGGTACTAAGGACCATGTACGTCAATACAAAGAAAGGTAG